Proteins co-encoded in one Saccharomyces mikatae IFO 1815 strain IFO1815 genome assembly, chromosome: 14 genomic window:
- the CUS2 gene encoding U2 snRNP complex subunit CUS2 (similar to Saccharomyces cerevisiae CUS2 (YNL286W); ancestral locus Anc_3.74), which translates to MDADELELKGRLKNLKKEELLKRKQLKENSTRKRELEYKSTSRNTSIYISDLPTDKITKEELIKQFSKYGKIRISRDGEPICKLYMNDKHLPKGDALITYCNEESVILAIEMMDESTFLAKQIKVERAQFRDKENESMVRKEENSNELREAELPMKRPKKTRSEKQEEIIDYNDDESLAKADRTVIFANLLNIYKEYTNDDIADIEDDLLDGCEEVGQVESVSILPDKGEAIVVFWKGRDAIQCCKVMSGRYFDGQKLLAFMLGDKNTSGTSDENEESGVEDDLI; encoded by the coding sequence ATGGATGCTGATGAATTAGAGTTAAAGGGAcgtttgaaaaacttgaaaaaagaggaattgCTTAAAAGGAAACAACTTAAAGAGAACAGCACTAGAAAGAGAGAGCTTGAGTATAAGAGCACTTCAAGAAACACTTCAATATATATTTCTGACCTTCCCACGGACaaaataacaaaagaagagcTCATTAAGCAGTTCTCCAAGTATGGCAAGATAAGAATTAGTCGAGATGGGGAACCCATTTGCAAACTATACATGAATGATAAACATCTTCCGAAAGGAGACGCTCTGATTACTTATTGTAACGAAGAAAGTGTTATATTGGCAATTGAAATGATGGATGAGTCAACTTTCCTTGCAAAGCAGATCAAAGTGGAAAGGGCCCAGTTTCgagacaaagaaaatgaaagtatGGTcaggaaagaagaaaactcaAATGAGTTACGTGAAGCTGAACTTCCAATGAAAAGGCctaaaaaaacaagatcCGAGAAGCAGGAAGAGATTATAGActataatgatgatgaaagcTTGGCCAAAGCTGACCGAACCGTGATATTTGCCAATTTGTTGAATATTTACAAAGAATACACAAATGATGATATAGCTGATATTGAAGACGATCTTTTAGACGGTTGTGAAGAAGTAGGTCAAGTGGAAAGCGTTTCTATTTTGCCCGACAAAGGAGAAGCAATTGTTGTTTTCTGGAAAGGTAGGGATGCAATACAATGTTGCAAAGTCATGAGCGGACGCTATTTTGACGGACAAAAGTTGCTTGCATTCATGTTAGGAGATAAAAATACTTCAGGAACAAGTGACgagaatgaagaaagtgGTGTGGAAGATGATCTTATATAG
- the SEC21 gene encoding coatomer subunit gamma (similar to Saccharomyces cerevisiae SEC21 (YNL287W); ancestral locus Anc_3.73), whose amino-acid sequence MSAHTYKKFENSTSGDLPDKMTIYQDCMNTFNESPVNSKRCRLLISRLLRLLAQGETFPQNEATALFFSISKLFQHQNDSLRQAVYLAIKELSGISEDVLMATSSIMKDVQNGSDLIKPDAIRSLTYVLDESTAFSAERLLKSAVVSRHPSISSAALCTSYHLLPISEVTIRRFTNETQEAVLDLKQFPNQPTNSEYYPNSTYISQYHALGLLYQLKKNDKMALLKLVRHFSENNSLKNQLAKVELVKIVNDLLYRDPQLFNQFRPLLSDWLSNKFESVQLETAKLITSFATRNSRLVAPELYAAAVSALQSLLTVPRVSSRFAALRILNRISMVSPEKIVVCNPELESLINDSNRNISTYAITTLLKTGTSKNISSLISTITNFIHDVSDDFKIIIIDAVRTLSLNFPQEWKSILNFLIDVLKNSEGGFKFKNSIVEALIDIVSFVPQSKELALENLCDFIEDCEFNEILVRILHLLGKEGPSAPNPSLYVRHIYNRVVLENSIIRSAAVVALSKFALTKNDSTLYESIISLLKRIANDKDDEVRDRATIALEFIDSARNKQDVIAQNLIESKYYYDIPSLESKLNSYISSNIDSFATAFDVNQVRKFTEDEMKAINLKRKQEQIFNQKSETTLDTTPEADSIVPEKRADANSFAGPNLDDHQEDLLATKYADELLSIEQIKPFGQLVNSSRAISLTEPEAEFIVRGIKHIFKDNVVLQFNITNTLTDIALDNVSVVCTPEISDEVELEELFTLQVDRLLPSEEAACYVAFKKSDEIVMEGFLNNLTFTTKEINPDTNEPFEGDEGFQDEYEIDSIFLNAGDYVKSSFTGNFSATFDELPCEEIAVFNIQEDLSIQEVVDKIILNSSCLPVESTQFAPSDSNSHTLKLFGKSALTGSKVALQIKMIKSSKGLALKVHGKGEDRLLCSDLVNGLM is encoded by the coding sequence ATGTCTGCACATacttataaaaaattcGAAAACTCGACCTCGGGCGATTTGCCTGataaaatgacaatttATCAGGATTGTATGAACACGTTTAACGAATCACCTGTCAATTCCAAGAGATGTCGTTTATTGATTTCTCGTTTGCTGAGACTATTGGCTCAAGGTGAAACCTTTCCACAAAATGAAGCCACTGCATTGTTTTTCTCTATCTCCAAATTATTCCAACATCAGAACGACTCTTTGAGACAAGCTGTTTATTTGGCAATTAAGGAATTGAGTGGTATTTCAGAGGATGTGTTGATGGCGACATCTTCAATAATGAAGGACGTTCAAAATGGTTCCGATTTAATCAAGCCTGACGCTATCAGGTCGTTAACTTATGTTTTGGATGAATCTACCGCTTTTTCAGCTGAGAGATTATTGAAAAGTGCTGTGGTAAGTAGACATCCTTCAATATCTTCAGCAGCATTATGTACTTCTTATCATTTGCTACCCATTTCAGAAGTCACAATCAGAAGATTCACAAACGAAACCCAAGAAGCTGTCCTGGATTTGAAACAGTTTCCAAATCAACCTACTAATAGTGAATATTACCCAAATTCTACATATATTTCTCAGTATCATGCTCTTGGGTTACTTTATcaactgaagaaaaacgaCAAAATGGCACTATTGAAACTGGTTAGACATTTTTCTGAGAAcaattctttgaagaatcAGTTGGCCAAGGTAGAATTAGTCAAGATTGTCAATGATTTACTTTATAGAGACCCTCAATTATTTAACCAATTTAGACCACTTTTATCTGATTGGCTATCTAATAAGTTTGAATCCGTTCAGTTGGAAACAGCAAAATTGATCACTTCTTTCGCTACTCGCAACTCCCGCTTGGTGGCTCCAGAACTATATGCAGCAGCCGTCAGTGCTTTACAGTCCTTGCTGACTGTCCCTCGTGTTTCTTCTAGATTTGCTGCATTGAGAATCCTGAACAGAATCTCCATGGTTTCACCTGAAAAGATTGTTGTTTGTAATCCTGAATTAGAGTCTTTGATCAACGATTCTAATAGAAATATTTCTACTTATGCAATCACCACTTTATTGAAGACAGGAACTTCCAAAAATATCTCGTCTCTAATTTCTACCATTACTAATTTCATCCATGATGTCAGTGATGACTTTaagattattattatcGATGCCGTTCGTACTTTATCTTTAAATTTCCCACAAGAATGGAAatcaattttgaatttcttaaTTGATGTCTTGAAAAACAGTGAGGGTGGATTCAAGTTTAAAAACAGTATTGTTGAAGCATTAATTGATATTGTCTCATTTGTTCCACAGTCTAAAGAGCTTGCCTTAGAGAACTTGTGTGATTTCATCGAAGACTGTGAATTTAACGAAATACTAGTAAGAATATTACATCTTTTGGGTAAAGAAGGTCCATCTGCTCCAAATCCATCATTATATGTCAGACATATTTATAATAGAGTTGTATTGGAGAACTCTATTATCAGATCTGCTGCTGTAGTAGCTTTATCCAAATTTGCTTTAACAAAGAACGATTCCACTTTATACGAATCAATCATAAGTTTGTTGAAGAGAATTGCTAATGATAAAGACGATGAAGTCAGAGACAGAGCTACCATTGCACTAGAATTTATTGATTCTGCAAGGAATAAACAAGACGTCATAGCACAGAATCTAATTGAATccaaatattattatgataTTCCATCATTAGAGTCGAAATTAAATTCTTACATTTCCTCGAATATTGATTCATTTGCAACCGCATTCGATGTCAATCAAGTTCGCAAGTTTACGGAGGATGAAATGAAAGcaataaatttgaagagaaaGCAAGAACAGATTTTCAATCAAAAGTCAGAAACAACTTTGGATACCACCCCAGAGGCGGACAGTATTGTTCCAGAAAAGAGAGCAGATGCAAATTCCTTTGCTGGTCCAAACTTGGATGACCACCAAGAAGATCTATTAGCTACTAAGTACGCTGACGAATTGTTATCTATTGAACAAATCAAACCATTTGGTCAATTAGTAAATAGTTCCAGGGCTATCTCATTGACTGAGCCAGAAGCCGAATTTATTGTACGTGGTATCAAACACATCTTCAAAGATAACGTTGTTTTGCAATTTAATATTACAAATACTCTGACAGATATTGCCTTGGACAATGTTTCCGTCGTTTGCACCCCTGAAATTTCTGATGAGGTTGAATTGGAAGAACTATTCACTTTACAAGTGGACAGATTATTACCATCTGAGGAGGCGGCTTGTTACGTTGCATTTAAAAAATCTGATGAAATAGTAATGGAAGGTTTTTTAAACAACCTAACATTCAccacaaaagaaataaatcCTGATACTAATGAACCATTTGAAGGCGATGAAGGTTTCCAAGATGAGTATGAAATCGActccattttcttgaatgcTGGCGATTATGTCAAGAGTTCTTTTACAGGTAACTTTTCCGCTACATTTGATGAATTACCATGTGAAGAGATTGCTGTGttcaatattcaagaagACTTGTCTATACAAGAAGTTGTAGATAAGATAATTCTAAACAGTAGCTGCTTGCCAGTGGAAAGTACCCAATTTGCTCCAAGTGATTCAAACTCTCATACCTTGAAATTATTTGGTAAGAGCGCTTTAACTGGCTCCAAGGTAGCATTACAAATTAAAATGATCAAGAGCTCGAAAGGACTTGCTTTGAAAGTTCATGGTAAAGGTGAAGACAGATTATTATGCTCTGATCTGGTGAATGGCTTAATGTAG
- the MRPL10 gene encoding mitochondrial 54S ribosomal protein uL15m (similar to Saccharomyces cerevisiae MRPL10 (YNL284C); ancestral locus Anc_3.77) — MILANAASKDILFRGLFKSPVLAFQTCRYVSILGQLKPSDGSTKSFKRLGRGPSSGLGKTSGRGQKGQKARGKVKSWFEGGQTPIYKLFPKIGFTNVNAKPLKELNLERIQWFYDKNRLDLQPGEVLDMNKMKKLGLVTGPIKYGVKILASGKFHYNLPIALEASRASAKAIEAIEKAGGKFTARYYTPLGLRVHLNPQWFLRKRGRLPLQARPTRRKDIDFYSKEEKRGYLVMEKDKLLQDIKNAQKNGSRNFLKQNTRKSALEIELEGLSPEHDFVPVMSSSKVMNVKVLIH, encoded by the coding sequence ATGATTTTAGCTAACGCAGCTAGTAAAGATATTCTTTTCCGAGGCTTATTCAAGTCACCGGTATTGGCATTTCAAACTTGTCGTTACGTTTCTATATTAGGCCAATTGAAACCATCGGATGGTTCTACAAAGTCATTTAAAAGGCTTGGGCGCGGTCCCTCAAGTGGTTTGGGTAAGACATCAGGGCGTGGTCAAAAGGGTCAGAAGGCACGTGGTAAAGTAAAATCTTGGTTTGAAGGTGGTCAAACTCCAATTTATAAGTTATTCCCTAAAATTGGATTTACCAATGTAAATGCCAAGCCATTAAAGGAGCTGAACTTGGAACGTATTCAATGGTTTTATGACAAGAATAGGCTGGATTTACAACCGGGTGAGGTTCTAGATATGAACAAGATGAAAAAGCTTGGTTTGGTAACTGGACCCATCAAATACGGTGTTAAAATTCTAGCTAGCGGGAAATTTCACTATAATCTACCGATTGCTCTTGAGGCTTCGAGGGCATCCGCTAAGGCTATTGAGGCCATTGAAAAAGCAGGAGGTAAGTTTACGGCTCGCTATTACACACCGTTAGGGTTAAGAGTACATCTTAACCCTCAATGGTTTTTGAGGAAAAGGGGAAGACTACCTTTACAGGCAAGACCtacaagaagaaaggaCATTGATTTTTATAgtaaagaagagaagagagGTTACCTAGTAATGGAGAAAGATAAGCTTTTACAAGATATTAAGAATGCTCAAAAGAATGgatcaagaaatttcttaAAGCAGAACACAAGAAAGAGCGCATTAGAAATAGAGTTAGAAGGATTGTCTCCAGAGCATGATTTCGTGCCTGTCATGTCCAGTTCTAAAGTCATGAACGTTAAGGTCTTGATCCACTAG